cattttctagaaagaaaaagaccTTTCCAGGGTAAAAAAATATTCCCTGTCACTAGATCAGGGAATATTGTTTTAGTAGTTGTACCTAAAGGGGATGCTTTCTTCACCAAGATGGGATAGAAGATAAGAAATGTACTTAGATAGCAAGGAAAAGGAAGCTATATAGGAAGTAAGCCACCAATTGTCCTGTCAGTGACCCTTTCTACTCCTAAACTTTACCCTTGAAACTGATTTTATGTTTGTTACAATAAAGTGTCACAATGTGTTCTATTTGGGAAGAAAGTTTTGTGAATGTTTTTACCTAAAATTTAAACGTCAGAGTAACCTAATCAGTAGATTGGATGGATTACTTGATGTGGGTGAGTTTATGTATATGTTGAGATGTAGTGATCCAGTTAATGGTAATtccatttaaatttgaatttctctatggctcagtggctgaaggTATCTGCCACCCAGACTAAAAATCCTAGTTTGATCCCTAGGGACCACTCCTGCAAATTGTGGCACCTATAGGGCAGCAAATAtactttccaaataaaataataaatgtaaaaatttttaaaaattgaatttcagTTAAACATCAAATAGTGTATTATTTGTTATTAGCTTAAATTTCTAGTGGAGCtagtgttttgatttcttttgtttttttctaattaaattatGGTGTGTGGGCTCACACATGCCATTGTGTACATGAGGAGATCAGAGAATGACCCTGTGGCACTAGTTTCTGTCCTCTCAATATTATGTAGGTCCTGGGGAGTGGACTTGGGTCATGAGCTTtgtacagcaagtactttacccttTGAAATATCCCTCTGACCCTAGAATTTCCACTCCTAATACCGGTATCTTTGGAGGGTGAAGTAGTTATTGACAAAACATACTCCCATCTTTATTACATTCAGAACTGAGAATTTGGAAATAGCATATatttagagatttctttttttgctCTTGACCTGAATGTAAATAgttattgaaattttaattgtaGTCTTGCTTGGCTGTAATCTTGAACATGGGCGGTGCTGTGAGTGCTGGTGAGGACAACGATGAGCTCATTGATAATTTGAAGGAAGCCCAGTACATCCGGACGGACTTAGTAGAGCAGGCTTTCCGAGCTATTGATCGAGCAGATTATTATCttgaagaatttaaagaaaatgcatacaaagACTTGGCATGGAAACATGGAAATATTCATCTCTCAGCCCCGTGCATCTACTCGGAGGTCATGGAGGCTCTGGATCTGCAGCCTGGGCTCTCATTTCTGAATTTGGGCAGTGGTACTGGCTACCTCAGCTCCATGGTGGGACTCATTCTAGGTGAGTGTGGATACAGAGCTTTAGTCCCCTCTGCCTTAGTACAGCTGGTATCACTTTGGGTAGAAGACTTTGTAGGCTGGTTGCATACCCTGCTGGAGATCATGGTCCTCCTATTAGTTGGCTGAAAGTAGGTGGTGGGTGACTGATGATATCCACTTGTGGGCTCTGAGTTGGGGGGCTGCGGTTCCTTTTCTATGTCTCCTCCTACCTATACTGTTGCATTCTGCTGTGAATAATGGAAAACAGCAAAGGTCTGTAAACTTTGACCTTATAGGATTTCTTGATTTAATCTAATCACTCTTTTGCTCATCTCCTTTGAGTGTCATTAAAATTCTTTGGTAGTTGAAGTTCTTTGTAACAGTTTCCCTTTTGTTGTTTGCTACTAAAAGAGTAGTAAGTTTATGTaattttaaggaattttcagagATGGAAGGGATTTATTAGGTTATGGTATTTTGAGCCGTTTAGGCTATTTTCTTTACAGATGTATGAATATAGCCATTTCTGATGATATTATCAGAATTATCAGCTGAAGAGCTATTGAATTTCTGCATTGTGTAAAACATTGTAGTGAGGCAAAGACTTCAGATGTTGCTTGTGTTTCTTCTTAATTGATATGATTTTTAACCTCAATTTGTTTTTGATTGACTAAGGCAGTGGTTTTGACTTGGGGGAAATAGATAATAAAACCGCCTATATTAGAAATGCTATTGAAAAGAGCCTAAGAGTGAAGCCTTGTGGtcgtagtggtggtggtagtggcacatgcctttaatcccagcactctggaggcagaggcagaggcaggtaaatttgaGGCTtgcctgttctacagagctacttccagggcagccagagaaacactgtcttgaaaaaccaaaaccaaaaaaaagaaaaaaggaaaaaaaaaaagaaccaccacctaaggagctgagaagatggctctcTGTAAATATTCTTTgtacatgaagacctgagttcaaattatGTAAAGGTGaacacaagtttaaaaaaaaaaaaagccgggtgtagcagtgtgtgtctgtattctcaGAGCTGGAAAACAGAATTCTAGTGGCTTGTTTGGCCAACCATTTTATCTCATTTGTTGACCCCTGGGTTTATTTAGTGCTACCCTGATCCAAAAAGTAACATTGAGTAACCTGATGTTGACTTCTGCCATGAACATTCATGGATGTGTGCatctatacacatgtgtgtggcatacatgcacgtgcgtgcacacacacacacacaaacaaacacacatacacaccttaaTACCTAGTAAAAGAGTAAGCCTGGAGACACTGTGGCACTTGATACTGCCACCAGTAATAATGAAAGTGCTGTGAAATATAGATAAATCCTAATACAGATTTCAATTGtaaatacaggtttttaaaaatttgttgtaAAAGCTACTactcttgccttttttttttcaatttgtaaatGATACTTTTAATGTATGAGAGCTTTTTGAGAAGTCAAGGCATCAAAACAAATACTATGTTAGTGAATGTAACCTATACTACACATTGAAAGACTCCCTTGGGTGGTTTAGAGCCACGGATATGCTAAGACCTCAAACCCTTGTGAGTTTCTCTAATTATACACTGCAGAATTATCCGTGTTGTAATTAAGAaagtacagaaaacaaatgagcaagGGTTATTTTCCTCATTCTAAGAGCTTTGTTTTCTCGAACCTCTCAGGTCCTTTTGGTGTGAACCATGGGGTGGAGCTTCATTCAGATGTGACTGAGTATGCGAAACAGAAACTGGATGTCTTCATCAGAACAAGTGACAGTTTTGATAAGTACGATCAGATGCTATTTATTAGTTCAAACAAAGGTTGTTAATTATATATAGAAAACGCCAGTTTATTAGTATCCATGTGCCAGAAAACATAGTTGAAGTATGGTTGGATGATCCTAGGTTATATGTGTGCCTACCCTTGTTACTGTGTTAATATTCTCTAGTATCAATtgctttatagtttttatttttttctttcttttttttctttttcttttttctggtttgtttttttttgggggggtggggtgggggggaaaggtCTCTTTgaatagcccttgctgtcctgaaactcactatgtagacctggttggcctcaaatttatagagctccacctgtctctgtcttctgagtgatgggattaaaggcatgtgtcaccatacctTGCCAGCTTTGTGTTTTATAACTTATGATACTAAACAtcaaattttcattattatagtaagagaaaaaaaccaaataatttattttgttcagtttttatgTTCCAGTATTGAAAATTTATATCACCTAATTGTTTTCTGAAAGAGTAGACATTTCAGAGAATAAAAAGTGTTTTTTTGCCAGTagtggtgggcagaggcaggcagatctttgtgagtttgagcagcttggtctacatatcaagttccaggctagctaataaggaaagcctgtctcaaaaaaaaaaaaaaaaaggaaagtgttttttttttttaagaaaaacctCCtgttgggactggtgagatggctcaagaggtagaggcactTGTTGCTCAGagtgatgacctgaatttgatccttgggacccaccTGGTGAAAGGAGAACTGACcccccacaaattgtcctctgaagtCTTCACAAATACTGTGGCACACCCATATGTATACACAGGTGAATTCccataatgaataaataaaatctaataaaatccCCAGTTGGTTGTCATGCAACTGAATGTAGTGCTGAGCATTGTAAAAACAGTGAAAATGGTGGCTGGTGTTGCTTTATATTTGGATCATGTTGGAACATtcacttttttctattttgtttgtaaCGTATACGGTTCTATTTCTATAGTATTATTCTATTTGGAAATGTAGCTTCTAACTCCTGGGTCTGCAATGTTTTACATTGTTTTGTGATTTTGTAAGTAAAACATAacctgtggttgttgggattggggtggaagccaagaaaactcacttcagatacagaagctttaaaagaaaagctttattttttgagCATCCAGGCAAGCAGCTAGTTCAGGATCTGAACCATGTCCCGGAAGGGAGattgtacaatatttttaaaggatgggaaCCCAAAGTAAGTGGGGACCTGAGGGAAGCTGCAGTGTTATCCAACTGAATGTTGACATTATGTGTTAAACAAGGGAATACCCATTGGAGACTGGGCCTTATCCAAGGCAACTGGCTTCAAGGTCTTTAATTCATTCTGTTGTACTTTAGGTCCAGAGCTCAGAATGATAAGGGGACAAAGGAGCTGGTCAGCTGCATGTAGTTAATTAGGGCATAACACAATtgattatataattttacaaCTTATGCACCTTGGTTTAGATAACAGCAATTTCTATATGTTTTGCCTATTAacagacaattaagaaaacatttggagaagTGAGGTAGGTGTTTGTTCCTAGGCCTAGGAACATGAACttgtttgaccctgccagcaagatAGCTGGACTCATACAACTGCCCCTAAGATGTCTAGACTCAGACAACTGTTTATCATAGAAGCTGTCCATTTATAGGGAAGTCCTCAGATCCCGTAGGGCCTGGGACCCTGAATTTAGTTTCTCCCATATTGCTAAATGGAGTTTGAGAGCAAAATAGTAGTACTTAGAattagtttcttttgcttgttcccaacatGGCAGGCATAACTTTGTTTTTATGTACTTATAACGACATATGTAGTTAcagaaacctttttttctttcagatttgaCTTTTGTGAACCTTCCTTTGTAACTGGAAATTGCCTGGAGATTGCTCCAGATTGTTGTCAGTATGATCGTGTTTATTGTGGAGCTGGTGTGCAGAAAGAACATGAAGAGTACATGAAAAATCTTCTCAAAGTTGGAGGGATCCTTGTCATGCCCTTGGAAGAGAAGGTCAGGTTCTCTACACAGCTGACATTGTGTATACACTCCTTCAAAGTCAGTTCTTGCAGTAGCTTCTGCcaactaaccctaaccctaaccctaattgCTGGGGCAAGAGTAGCTTACTTTTgctaaattttctcttttaattttaactCTTTGCTGTTCTGTGGCCAAAAGCTGCTGCTTCTGGCAATAAACTCCTGCTGatagcagcaggggattaagaaAAGTAGTTACTCAGGCTCTTTGACTAGAGGCCCTTGCTGATTAGGTGAGAGGCTCAGAgtttgttaattctttgtgagccagagagaaaggaaaagaaaaacacccaCTCTGGATGAAGCAGTGAAAAGAAGCTTCATTGACCTTTATTTCTGTTCTTAGtatattttctctaaaaattTGTCTCATATAACTATCAGGTAGAACTGCTACAACAGGTTAATTACATGATTCTCTAAATACTTTTACATGCCAATAAGTTGATAGTAAGTTTAAGGCAATAATTCATATCATAGATTGATAAGGTTTAAGGACTTACAACAGAATTATTTACATGTCCTTTCATTAAGACTAGGATctgaccctgtctcgaaaaaccaaaaaccaaaccaaaacaaaaaaactagtaTCTGACTAAACATTATCTGTTACAGGCCCCCCCCCATAagttaattataaatttaaagcaataatttttatgtcacaagttagcatggttttgtcaagagacaaatcatctgctttatgtcttattattttgaagttttatattgataaaatagtcaatattttatttttttatcctcgtacctacaataaattgtccattccCAATTGTTCTTAACCTAGACggaatgttttccttgattgtaCATTGGTTCCAagcctttctttttctagttcaaTTGACCTATGACACATGAAAGTTTACAGAGCTCTATTTGCAGCTTTTATTCTATAGAAGGCATGAAATTATTTGTgtaaatttaggaattctataaaatcattatcaggaattatgaaatcatcaatttgtctacaCAAAGGTAATACATGAGAGTACATCTTCATGCTGATCTGCAGAAAATTTGCCCAATAGtgtgggctgatgcccaggaatcctTAGGTTgtgtaatagtgacaggaaaggcatatcaacAGCAACAGCAATCCTGGGGTGAAGTCTCTAAGGACCCTGCAtcctcagagctcacccatcacaGTCTCACAGAATGGTGAGCCATTGTCAGAAAACTCATTTGCTTgccttagcctttcctagatggcttctatCAATTTTAATCTTCTTAGTGTGCTTGCTTAATACTTTGATAGAAAGTGTTTTACACATTCCCACCCTTTTCAAAAATTTTCTTGTATAGACTAGCTTGTAACTTATAGTGCTTTACTTAAGAGAGttcatgaatttaattttaagtcatttaattttaaatcaatatCATTTTGATGTTTACAAGTTGCACTTAGTTGATAaatctctttgtgtgtatgtatgtatgtatgtatgtatgtatggtatggtatgccaccacatgtatgtgggtaccagtttgtttgtatgcatgtgcacatgcatatggatGCCAGAGAATTGACATGTGGTGTCTTCTTTGGATGTTTTCCACCTTATGTATTGAGGCAGGgactctcacttgaacccagagctcaccaattcagctagtcTAGCTGCCTTCCTCTGGGGAtgccctgtctccatcttctgagtgttggggttacaggtggacCACACTACCTGCCTAGTGTTTGaatgctgggaatttgaactctggttcTCGTGTTtacatggcaagtactttaccaactgggCCATCATCCTAGtccttattttttaatctcttgggttattttcttttcctcatatTTTCTTTGCAACTGATTTTTTTCAGAGGACTAGGTTTTTGGTCTTAAAGTATTTCCTACACTTTGGAATTTCCAGCCCATAGATCTCTGTGGTGGTGGATTGCATATTCTTCTGACCTTTGTACTTTCTACCTATTGGCAATTAGATCTAAAGGCTTGGTATATTTTGGCATATTTTGATGGAGAAGAACACAAGAATATAAGTCATGTATTAAAATAGACATTTATCTTCAGTATACAAAGGATTGATTATAAGACCACTTTTCTTCCACTCATAACAAAATTTACAGATGCCTCAGATCCTTTTATAAAATCACATAGAATGGCAGTGGCGTACAACCTACACATGTCCT
The DNA window shown above is from Mus pahari chromosome 3, PAHARI_EIJ_v1.1, whole genome shotgun sequence and carries:
- the Pcmtd2 gene encoding protein-L-isoaspartate O-methyltransferase domain-containing protein 2 isoform X4 gives rise to the protein MGGAVSAGEDNDELIDNLKEAQYIRTDLVEQAFRAIDRADYYLEEFKENAYKDLAWKHGNIHLSAPCIYSEVMEALDLQPGLSFLNLGSGTGYLSSMVGLILGPFGVNHGVELHSDVTEYAKQKLDVFIRTSDSFDKFDFCEPSFVTGNCLEIAPDCCQYDRVYCGAGVQKEHEEYMKNLLKVGGILVMPLEEKIVDQDNTHRPFCLGNKKDSGCFLCPFGPALPFGIRTVQTCPATTTSRAQPTGPGPACYPWQHQEGYATGSHQRRWPEEHTYV
- the Pcmtd2 gene encoding protein-L-isoaspartate O-methyltransferase domain-containing protein 2 isoform X5 → MGGAVSAGEDNDELIDNLKEAQYIRTDLVEQAFRAIDRADYYLEEFKENAYKDLAWKHGNIHLSAPCIYSEVMEALDLQPGLSFLNLGSGTGYLSSMVGLILGPFGVNHGVELHSDVTEYAKQKLDVFIRTSDSFDKFDFCEPSFVTGNCLEIAPDCCQYDRVYCGAGVQKEHEEYMKNLLKVGGILVMPLEEKLTKITRTGPSAWETKKILAVSFAPLVQPCRSESGQSRLVQLHH
- the Pcmtd2 gene encoding protein-L-isoaspartate O-methyltransferase domain-containing protein 2 isoform X1, producing the protein MGGAVSAGEDNDELIDNLKEAQYIRTDLVEQAFRAIDRADYYLEEFKENAYKDLAWKHGNIHLSAPCIYSEVMEALDLQPGLSFLNLGSGTGYLSSMVGLILGPFGVNHGVELHSDVTEYAKQKLDVFIRTSDSFDKFDFCEPSFVTGNCLEIAPDCCQYDRVYCGAGVQKEHEEYMKNLLKVGGILVMPLEEKLTKITRTGPSAWETKKILAVSFAPLVQPCRSESGQSRLVQLPPPAVRSLQDLARLAIRGSIKRAMRQEATRGGGLKNTPMFKRRRVRRRRMETIVFLDKEVFASRISNPSDDTSCEDAEEVAERTLQETKPEPPVNFLRQRVLRLPLPDPLKYYLLYYREK
- the Pcmtd2 gene encoding protein-L-isoaspartate O-methyltransferase domain-containing protein 2 isoform X3, which produces MGGAVSAGEDNDELIDNLKEAQYIRTDLVEQAFRAIDRADYYLEEFKENAYKDLAWKHGNIHLSAPCIYSEVMEALDLQPGLSFLNLGSGTGYLSSMVGLILGPFGVNHGVELHSDVTEYAKQKLDVFIRTSDSFDKFDFCEPSFVTGNCLEIAPDCCQYDRVYCGAGVQKEHEEYMKNLLKVGGILVMPLEEKLTKITRTGPSAWETKKILAVSFAPLVQPCRSESGQSRLVQLRKSELWESGTRIPRGNCWPGTCLFPFLVPVFPCNGVIYLSTV